The Meriones unguiculatus strain TT.TT164.6M chromosome 20, Bangor_MerUng_6.1, whole genome shotgun sequence region GCAAAACCAGGTGTGGACACAAACATCCTGACTGCAGACAAAGGCTGGCGAGCTTGACAATGGGCTGCAATACCTAGAAGAAGTTACCGGGTTGTCTGTATAGACTTCTGTTTGAGACTAAGTGCGAtaatgttctctctctgtgtgtgtcaggtTGCTTTCAAGATGTACTTGGGAATTACACCAAGTGTGACCTGTCACAACTCAAGCAGAAACAAATTTTCCCTGATTCTAGACAAGAATCCTCTGGCAGAGTTTGTGGAAGAGCTCCCTGCTGGACGATCTGCCTTGTGCTACTGCAACTTACTGTGTGGGATCATCAGAGGAGCCCTGGAGATGGTAACGCATGTGTTTCATCCTGTCATTGCATGTCCAGCTACACACTGCTGTCCTTAAAACGTAACAACCTCAAATGAATGCACAGTCTCTAACAGTGGGAAATCCTAGACCATGTGGGCCCTGTTGCTGCAAGCCTGTGATCTCAGAGACTTGGGAGGTAAGGTAAGGGGATCAGaattgtaaattcaaggccaaatCCAGAGTGGTGgcgcactcctgtaatcctagcactcagtcagaggcaagcggatctctatgagtccagcctggtctacagtgagtccccctatttgttttttgtgtttttttgttttttgttttttgttattgttgttgttttcctgaaacggggtttctctgtgtagcccttgctatcctggaactcattctgtaaaccaggttggcctcaaactcaggggaACACTTGCTTCccctgctgagattaaaggcatgtgtcaccaccgcCCAGCcttgtattaaaattttaaaaataaaatggaaggctGAGGATTTTgctcaagagaaagaaaaaaaaaatctgggtgggagatggctcagcttgtGCCATTtagcctgacaacctgacttcCATTTTTAGAATCCCTATCATgcaaggacagaactgactcctacagGTTGTCTTGTGACTTTCATTCCTACTTTATGGTACATGCTCATGTGTgagcatgaacacatacacatacacaattaattaattaaaaagaattccAGAGGTACTTCAGAATGCTCTTTCACAGCCTACTTTACATGCAGTTTCAGCTGTAGCCTGTGCAGACTTGCTGATACTAGGGAAGCTACCCACAGGTTCACGAAACCTCAGTGCCCTGCACTGTGCAGAGTCTTCCTAAAGTTCCTCTCCACATAGACCTCTTTGTAGATCTAATCACAGCCTGGCAATCCAAGCTGCCAACCTTGGTGCTATGTgggaggagaaagcagagagcaTGTGTTACCGGAGATACAGGTCAATGCAGGTCATTTTTGAGGCTGAGTTCCACACCTGAGTTATGCACTGGTTTAATTGACAATTAACATCTGTTAAAAGGTCAGGCACTGAGCTTGCAAAGATGGACAAGATACATTTGCTGCTGCCATAGAGAATCTGGTGTCTAGTTCAAGAAGTCATATGCAAAGAAGTATAAAAAAGGGCTGGGGAAGGATGTAGAGTAAGAGAAAATCCACATAATCATGATAAAAACACTGAACTGGAGTCTTGAAGGAATAATGGGAACTAAGTGAAGGTCTTGGTAAAGAGAGCAGGAAAGCAATATTTCAGGCAGACCAATCAGAATGTTTAAAGACCTCTCAAAATGAAAGAACTGCAAATGCAAATAAGTTCAGAATGTCAGACATAAAGACTGGGAGAGGGGCTAGTGTGAGAGAGTCTTAAATTCTTCAAtgataaaagaaaggaaatcGTGTGACCTGGAAATTCAGTCTTCTATATGGGAAGTATCAGAGtagactcaggttcagaatcaagGAAATGAGAGTTTGAAATTTGTGTTCTAGAAATCCCATTCCCTGTCAGTCAGGTGAAGGTATACATGGAAGGGAAAattctgagggagggagagaagagggcgGGTATGAAAGTGCTGCTGGTAACCTCAGGCATCCCTGACAATAGCAATCAAGAGGCGACTCATGGGGCAGTAGTTGTCAGGGCAGAACAGACAAGACTTGGATGTCAGCTGCCTGAGAAGGTCAAAattgaaaagaagaaatattgAGAAATGACCCTCAGGTTTTTGTCCCCTGTAGGGAACATCTCATTATTAACCAATAGAACAAACTAAGATGGTTGGAACTGACTAGGAGAAAAGCTCAACCTTGAACCTGCTACTGTTGAGATGCTTAACAAACACACAGTGAAAAGTTCAGAAAAGTTTTTAccttttttgttcattcatttatagATGAGGACTCATTAAGTagcacagactggcctcaaattcatgattctcctgccttagcctcagACTGCAGGCATTACAGGTGCTGACCACATGTGCTGACCACAAGTGTCAGGAGTCATGTGGCCTCACATTTCCAAAgagctttcatagtttttgtgtttctttaatggaccttttcttatattttctaagatgtaaaaaagaaaataaacatatgGAAGAAAAATCAGAGATTAATTATAAGCCATGTATTTCAAATATAGCTTACTCTCTTTCATTGGATGGTGGGTGTCACAAGGCAAGGGTTTTGCACTCTCTGTGAGACAGATAATCTGACATTTGGAGGCCTGTGGTTTAGATATCCTAGGCTCATTGCCTAGGAATTCTCTATCTGGGAAGAGTGAGTCAGGTAAGTTtaagtaaatattaattaattgCCTGCTAGACCCAGGAGTTTTTCACTTACTATTTTCTACCGACTACCCTcactcatttatcttctttatccCAGTGACTAAAAATAAGTCTGATCAGATACTCAATTGAAAATACTGCAGCAATATTGTGCTGCTCTTACATGAACACATTTTAATGAATAGAGAAGTAAGCCCTTGGGCTTACTTCATTGTCTGGGAAATGGGAAATGCTTTCAAGTTGAAAAGAATGCCTGGCCATCAAATATTCATGTCTGTAATTCAAtatctaattttatatttataatgtatttaGTCAGTATTTTTCAAAGCTCTCAAAGTCATAAGCAATTGCTAAATGTTGTTAGTATAAGCGATTATATTGTTTAGCTAATGACTGAATGCTTTATGGAAAGTCAGCTTGAGAGGAATCCTATAAGAGCCCATTTCTTCTCTGAAGTTTCGCTTGGCCAAGCACGCAGAGTGTGGTCTCTCTGTGAGTCAGGAACTTACATTCTTGCTGAGAGGAGTGGACAAGTCTGGGCCACTCCTGAACTGCTCACCCGTCTTTCAGTGCTCCACATTGATGACACAGGGCCGGGATATCTCTGGAGAACACAGTCTAAGGTTCATTATTCACAAAACAAACGATTcttatcaaaaaaagaaaaatgaaaaaaaattaattgtaaaaaaaatgctttttaagtGACACAAGtctaagttgctttttttttttttttttttttttttccttttctaggtTCATTTGGCTGCTGATGTTACATTCTTGCAAGACAGACTAAAAGGGGACAGTGTGACTGAAATCGGAATAACATTTCTGAAAAAGCTGGATGAGAAAAAATACAGACGGAAAAAATGAAGAATGGCATGCAAAGTGTCACTGGTAGTTAGCTGTCCAGTGAGTATCAGCTAAGTACACAGCTACAAAAGTGTTGTATTTTTGCCTGATGGCCTGGGCTGTGACAGGCCTCAAAACCTTACTGTGTATCACACATTTTCAGGATTTCAGACACAAATAACTTCTTGTAAAACAGTAAGCATGAATTCTACCACACACTATTTGCTCTGTCCTCAGCCAGTCTATTTCATACCTGTAGCGGTGCGGGGGCGGGAAAGGAAGGCAACACCTATATAAGCGGTTAGGAtgttatctctcttttttttttttcttattagttacattttgttaactctgtgtcccagctgtatcccgctcaatagaaaaaaaaaatggatgaaaccagaCAGCATTAGAGAGACAGACCCTAGACGACATGTAACAGATATATTCCCATCATTTCTCATAGACTTTATTAATTATGAGTGTGATTTTTCCTCACCTATTGCCTTGGCTTATGGCTTCGGCTACTCTCTAGttataaccactgagccagctatTTATTTGCCTGGATGCCAGTTCCGAAGcatttaaaatgatatttaattttaattcatttagctttaaattttaatttattcaatttggaGATGGTTAAGATCAACCAAATGCCATCAGCGTGTCATGAAAGTTGCCCAATGGAGCCCGGGGAGATAAAATCCAAGGGTCTGACACTTAAAGAAGCATGCCCTAGCTCTATTGAATATATTCAGTGTTTGACCAATTAGACTCTACCTTTTTCCCCGTCTTGCCAACCTGGCCATCAAACTCACCACCCTGAAGGCACCTTCACCCAATATTCCCAGTGACGCTGAGTAAAGAACAGGATGACAGCACCAAAATAAATGTCATTCCTCCGCTTTTATCTCAATATCCTGGATTGAGAGGAGTATTTTGACCCATATGCCTACAGAATGGTTTTCTTGTGTTCAATATGTTTCATCCCAAAGACCATAAAAGACTCTTGAAAGCCACATTTATAGTTTCAAATACCCCCTTCTTCGTCCTCCTTCgtatctttctcttctttcctccctaatGAGATGTTATGTTACCCAGTCTGGAACTGAAGTCCTGATTCTACTGTctccactttccaagtgctgggatttcaagcatGCATCATTACGCTCaagctaattaaaaaaattccagTACCCACATTAAGAAGGTGTAAAGAAACCAGTGACattcattttaataataaattccACTTATATTTATTATAACAGATAATAAGTTTGAGCATGAACATCTTACATTCCTTTATGATATAGTCTTTGAAATCTGTTTTAAGCACAGTTCAATTCCATGATCAATGGAGTTTAAAGTAAAAATGTAGCCCTTCcaaaacaataaatttaaaattagtgGTGTTTGATGGCTTTGGTTTTTAACATATGAATCCATTAAGCTAAATTGAAACAAATGCCATGATAGTCACATAGTAAGTGTTTAGTAATGACATGTGTCTTGCAGTTGCTGCCATGGGCTGCACAAATTTAGAGTTGAAGGTTCAGTGACTCTCATTCCACTGATctggaaagcaaaaagaaagaaagaaagaaagaaagaaagaaagaaagaaagaaagaaagaaagaaagaaagaaagaaagaaagaaagagagaaagaaagagagaaagaaagggaaagaaaagaaaagaaaagaaaagaaaagaaaagaaaaaagacacagcAATTCATATCAACTTGACCTCACTACCAGAGAAGTGACTGAATCAAACAACAAATGAGGATGACACCAGTGTCTCAGTCCTCAGAGTGTGTTTTGACTCTTGTGGGAAGTTTCATCTTTTTGGTAAAGGGCGACAGAAAGTTACTCAACACAGCTGCAGGATATTATTATATTCCCATGTCACAAAGCCCTTCAGCTTGGCCCCAAACTTTTACCAAAAACAGACTTTTATTgggtggaaaaaaagaaatacaaaaggaaagGACGTGACTATTCCTAGGTACGGTGGAGGAGAGAGTGTGTTGTAGGTATgtggagagcatagccagaggcagagtg contains the following coding sequences:
- the Trappc3l gene encoding trafficking protein particle complex subunit 3-like protein; amino-acid sequence: MSRPAHKKPEYHKINKDLFVLTYGALVAQLCKDYEKDEDVNKYLDKMGYGIGTRLVEDFLARSCVRRCHSYSEIVDIIAQVAFKMYLGITPSVTCHNSSRNKFSLILDKNPLAEFVEELPAGRSALCYCNLLCGIIRGALEMVHLAADVTFLQDRLKGDSVTEIGITFLKKLDEKKYRRKK